From one Bordetella genomosp. 9 genomic stretch:
- a CDS encoding DUF1656 domain-containing protein — protein MIGEVSLYGIYMPWLLVLATLTLGVAWFVRRLLALTGLYRLVWHPALFDLALYIVLLYGMVWISPHVFSRLS, from the coding sequence ATGATCGGTGAAGTCAGTCTCTACGGCATCTATATGCCCTGGCTGCTGGTGCTGGCGACCCTGACGCTGGGCGTCGCCTGGTTCGTGCGACGCCTGCTGGCACTCACCGGCCTCTACCGGCTGGTCTGGCATCCCGCCTTGTTCGACCTGGCGCTGTACATCGTGCTGCTGTACGGCATGGTCTGGATTTCACCGCACGTTTTTTCGAGATTGTCATGA
- a CDS encoding efflux transporter outer membrane subunit, with protein sequence MQAIRFVLAAAAAATLAACTTVGPDYHVPAGAVAERPTASAPFSGVRSGVRSGVRSGVRDDAIFQANAVPGEWWRLYDDPAMNALVAKAMDANTDLRVAAANLERADAILRETQAQTRPSATLNASPTYGHVSGIQELAPDYRPPNAWSYSGSAGISYQVDLVGQIRRTIEAAGADRDAAQAAYDATRAAVAAQTIRAYTTACAAGMQLASAQHSVDVQNESVQATDRLQRLGRGTTLDVTRARSQLEQLRANLPPLQAERRTALFQLATLTGDTPAQFPPQLADCAAVPTLRQPIPVGDGAALLRRRADIRQAERSLAAANARIGVATADLYPKITLGLSAGSAGPAQYFGNASTFSWSVGPLISWTIPNTGAVQARIAEAEAATRAAYARFDATVLNALRETESALENYARELDRDASLRAARDQGAEAARQARMLYQYGKTDYLTVLDAERTLASNESALAASQAQLANDQITLFLALGGGWQTTDGTTRR encoded by the coding sequence ATGCAAGCCATCCGTTTCGTCCTTGCCGCGGCCGCGGCGGCCACGCTGGCCGCCTGCACGACCGTCGGGCCCGACTACCACGTGCCGGCCGGGGCCGTTGCCGAACGCCCCACCGCGTCCGCGCCATTCAGCGGCGTGCGCAGCGGCGTGCGCAGCGGCGTGCGCAGCGGCGTGCGCGATGACGCCATCTTCCAGGCCAATGCGGTGCCGGGCGAATGGTGGCGGCTGTATGACGATCCGGCCATGAACGCGTTGGTCGCCAAGGCCATGGACGCCAATACCGACCTGCGGGTCGCCGCGGCGAATCTGGAACGCGCCGACGCCATCCTGCGCGAAACGCAGGCGCAGACGCGGCCGTCCGCGACCTTGAACGCCTCCCCCACCTATGGGCATGTGTCGGGTATCCAGGAACTGGCGCCGGATTATCGGCCGCCCAATGCCTGGTCCTACAGCGGCAGCGCGGGCATCTCCTACCAGGTGGACCTGGTGGGCCAGATCCGCCGCACCATCGAGGCCGCGGGCGCCGATCGCGATGCCGCCCAGGCCGCCTACGATGCGACCCGCGCCGCCGTGGCGGCGCAGACCATCCGCGCCTACACCACGGCGTGCGCGGCCGGCATGCAGCTGGCATCGGCGCAGCATTCCGTCGACGTGCAGAACGAATCGGTGCAGGCCACCGACCGCCTGCAGCGCCTGGGCCGCGGCACCACGCTGGACGTGACGCGCGCGCGCAGCCAATTGGAGCAGTTGCGCGCCAACCTGCCGCCCCTGCAGGCGGAGCGGCGCACGGCCTTGTTCCAGCTCGCCACCTTGACGGGCGACACGCCGGCCCAGTTCCCGCCGCAGCTGGCCGACTGCGCCGCCGTGCCCACGCTGCGCCAGCCCATACCGGTGGGCGACGGCGCCGCCCTGTTGCGGCGTCGCGCCGACATCCGCCAGGCCGAGCGCAGCCTGGCCGCGGCCAACGCGCGCATCGGCGTGGCCACGGCCGATCTGTATCCCAAGATCACGCTGGGGCTGTCGGCCGGCTCGGCGGGTCCGGCGCAGTATTTCGGCAACGCCAGTACCTTCAGCTGGAGCGTCGGCCCGCTGATTTCCTGGACGATCCCGAACACGGGCGCGGTACAGGCGCGCATCGCCGAAGCGGAAGCCGCCACGCGCGCCGCGTATGCGCGGTTCGACGCCACGGTGTTGAACGCCCTGCGCGAGACCGAAAGCGCGCTGGAGAACTACGCACGCGAACTGGACCGCGACGCGTCGCTGCGGGCGGCGCGCGACCAGGGCGCCGAAGCCGCGCGCCAGGCGCGCATGCTGTACCAGTATGGCAAGACGGATTACCTGACCGTGCTGGACGCGGAACGCACGCTGGCCAGCAATGAAAGCGCGCTGGCCGCGTCGCAGGCCCAGCTGGCCAACGACCAGATCACGCTGTTCCTGGCGTTGGGCGGCGGCTGGCAGACGACGGACGGCACCACGCGCCGCTAG
- a CDS encoding efflux RND transporter periplasmic adaptor subunit, with amino-acid sequence MKVPSLPGPLAWARFAVTALLVVAAVIAGRHLWAHYELEPWTRDGRVKAYVVQVAPDVSGLVTAVPVHDNQDVKAGDVLFEIDRARFQLAYDQAKAALGSQTVALQQANRDARRNRELGQLVSAEIREQSQTRVEQAEAALAQAKVSLNEASLNLERSRVVAATNGRVTNLDLRVGAYAAAGRPVMALVDSASFYVEGYFEETKLPRIHEGDVATIALMGEPRTLRGHVESIALGIADRDRSSAANMLPNVNPNFNWVRLAQRIPVRVQIDAVPDGVRLVAGQTATVSLVGGDKLALQGF; translated from the coding sequence ATGAAGGTTCCCTCCCTGCCTGGCCCGCTCGCGTGGGCACGATTCGCCGTTACCGCCCTGCTGGTCGTCGCCGCCGTGATCGCCGGCCGCCATCTGTGGGCGCACTACGAACTGGAACCATGGACCCGCGACGGCCGCGTCAAGGCCTACGTCGTCCAGGTCGCGCCGGACGTCTCCGGTCTGGTCACCGCCGTGCCGGTGCATGACAACCAGGACGTCAAGGCTGGCGACGTGCTGTTCGAAATCGACCGTGCGCGTTTCCAACTGGCCTACGACCAGGCCAAGGCCGCCCTCGGATCGCAGACGGTGGCGCTGCAGCAGGCCAACCGCGACGCGCGCCGCAACCGCGAACTGGGACAACTGGTGTCGGCGGAAATCCGCGAGCAGAGCCAGACCCGCGTCGAACAGGCCGAAGCCGCGCTGGCGCAGGCCAAGGTGTCGTTGAACGAGGCCAGCCTGAACCTGGAGCGCAGCCGCGTGGTGGCGGCCACGAATGGCCGCGTCACCAACCTGGACCTGCGCGTCGGCGCCTATGCCGCGGCGGGCCGGCCCGTGATGGCGCTGGTGGACTCCGCCAGCTTCTACGTCGAAGGCTATTTCGAGGAAACCAAGCTGCCGCGCATCCATGAAGGCGACGTGGCGACCATCGCGCTGATGGGCGAACCGCGCACGCTGCGCGGCCACGTCGAAAGCATCGCCCTGGGCATCGCCGATCGCGACCGCAGCAGCGCCGCCAACATGCTGCCCAATGTGAATCCCAATTTCAATTGGGTGCGCCTGGCCCAGCGTATTCCCGTGCGCGTGCAGATCGACGCGGTGCCCGACGGCGTGCGCCTGGTCGCCGGCCAGACGGCGACGGTGTCGCTGGTGGGCGGCGACAAGCTGGCGCTCCAGGGGTTCTGA
- the treY gene encoding malto-oligosyltrehalose synthase, with protein sequence MTAPRATVRLQLHQGYTLADARDHVPYFARLGVSHLYLSPITRARPGSQHGYDVVDHAQVNPELGGEPALRALAATAREAGLGLIVDIVPNHMATSTDNPWWRSVLEQGRGSPHAEWFDITWDSTDKDMHDKVLAPFLGKPYGEALAAGDIGLRYDAQADRCYVDVHGSPYPLDPASLDDGGPRDAGALADFDPATDAGRERLHALLERQHYRLAWWRAAPEEINWRRFFEITDLIGVRVDQPVVFDAVHDMILGFYEEGLIDGVRVDHVDGLSDPIGYCERLRAALDERVQRRPAHLREQDPYLVIEKILADDETLDDRWKVNGTTGYDFMSQVGAVLHDPSGEQTLTELWESVSGDPRPFTAIANEARDLMMLRHFPAERLAAARALHRVARLDLRTRDWGESAIQRVLWELLSVFPVYRIYADERGWHHMDRVRFEHAATQAHARIRLDRDGDDGPLLELMSGWLGGEAPENFPPEQCMARREAIRRFQQLTPPLTAKSLEDTAFYRYGRLLSRNEVGADPGLFCMAPDVFHRRCSSRGRHFPHAMVATATHDHKRGEDTRSRLAALSEVSAQWADTVLDWMNRHVPATYSGAGTLSPHPGDVYMLLQTLVAAWPLALAPDDEAGLQAFGDRVSAWQQKALREAKLRTSWVVPDATYEAACEDVLRKLLQPATEPDSPAREIAAFANRIAPAGAVNSLSQTLLRMTVPGVPDLYQGTEFWDFSLVDPDNRAPVDYAARMAALDAGDAHDPDALLANWRDGRLKQAIVRGALQARRDYADIFAEGNYVPLPILGSRGANILAFLRCLEDRCVFVLAPRLCSQGLRDEAGDDPSGASTALPRIDGDFWDTTAVVLPHRYAGAVLRDALSGRERRVGADSILPLAEALADFPVALLVAD encoded by the coding sequence ATGACCGCGCCCCGCGCAACCGTACGGCTGCAACTGCACCAGGGCTATACCCTGGCCGATGCCCGCGACCATGTGCCCTATTTCGCCCGCCTGGGCGTCAGCCATCTCTATCTTTCGCCGATCACCCGGGCACGGCCCGGGTCGCAACACGGCTACGACGTCGTCGACCATGCCCAGGTCAACCCCGAACTGGGCGGCGAACCGGCGCTGCGCGCGCTGGCCGCCACGGCCCGCGAGGCCGGATTGGGGCTGATCGTCGACATCGTGCCCAATCACATGGCGACCAGTACCGACAATCCCTGGTGGCGCAGCGTGCTGGAGCAGGGCCGCGGCAGTCCTCACGCGGAATGGTTCGACATTACCTGGGACAGCACCGACAAGGATATGCACGACAAAGTGCTGGCGCCTTTCCTGGGCAAGCCCTATGGCGAGGCGCTGGCCGCCGGCGACATCGGCCTGCGTTACGACGCGCAAGCGGACCGCTGCTACGTCGACGTCCACGGTTCCCCCTATCCGCTGGACCCGGCGAGCCTGGACGACGGCGGGCCGCGCGATGCCGGTGCCCTGGCGGACTTCGACCCCGCCACCGATGCAGGCCGCGAGCGCCTGCATGCCTTGCTCGAGCGCCAGCACTACCGCCTGGCGTGGTGGCGCGCGGCGCCGGAAGAAATCAATTGGCGCCGCTTCTTCGAGATCACCGACCTGATCGGCGTGCGCGTGGATCAGCCCGTGGTGTTCGACGCGGTGCACGACATGATCCTGGGCTTCTACGAAGAAGGCCTGATCGACGGCGTGCGCGTGGACCATGTGGACGGCCTGAGCGATCCCATCGGTTACTGCGAGCGCCTGCGCGCCGCGCTGGACGAACGGGTGCAACGCCGCCCCGCCCATCTGCGCGAACAAGACCCGTATCTGGTCATCGAGAAGATCCTGGCCGACGACGAAACGCTGGACGACCGCTGGAAGGTCAACGGCACCACGGGCTACGACTTCATGAGCCAGGTCGGCGCGGTGCTGCATGATCCCAGCGGCGAACAGACCTTGACCGAACTGTGGGAAAGCGTCTCCGGCGATCCCCGGCCCTTCACCGCCATCGCCAACGAGGCGCGCGACCTGATGATGCTGCGCCACTTCCCGGCCGAACGCCTGGCGGCGGCGCGGGCGCTGCATCGCGTGGCGCGGCTGGACCTGCGCACGCGCGACTGGGGCGAATCGGCCATCCAGCGCGTGCTGTGGGAGCTGCTGTCGGTATTCCCGGTGTACCGCATCTACGCCGACGAACGCGGCTGGCATCATATGGACCGCGTTCGCTTCGAACACGCCGCCACCCAGGCCCATGCCCGCATCCGCCTGGACCGCGACGGCGACGACGGGCCGTTGCTGGAGCTGATGTCCGGCTGGCTGGGCGGCGAGGCGCCGGAAAACTTCCCGCCCGAGCAATGCATGGCGCGCCGCGAGGCCATCCGCCGCTTCCAGCAGCTGACGCCGCCGCTGACCGCCAAATCGCTGGAAGATACCGCCTTCTACCGCTACGGCAGGCTGCTGTCGCGCAACGAAGTGGGCGCCGATCCCGGATTGTTCTGCATGGCGCCGGACGTCTTTCATCGGCGCTGTTCGTCGCGCGGCCGGCATTTTCCCCATGCCATGGTCGCCACCGCCACGCACGACCACAAGCGCGGCGAAGACACGCGCTCGCGCCTCGCCGCGCTGAGCGAAGTATCCGCGCAATGGGCCGACACCGTACTGGACTGGATGAACCGGCACGTGCCGGCCACGTATAGCGGCGCGGGCACGCTGTCGCCGCACCCGGGCGACGTCTATATGCTTCTGCAGACGCTGGTGGCCGCCTGGCCGCTCGCGCTGGCACCGGACGACGAGGCTGGGCTGCAGGCCTTCGGCGATCGCGTGTCGGCCTGGCAGCAGAAGGCCCTGCGCGAAGCCAAGCTGCGCACCAGCTGGGTGGTGCCGGACGCCACTTATGAAGCGGCGTGCGAGGACGTGCTGCGCAAGTTGCTGCAGCCCGCCACCGAGCCTGACTCGCCGGCCCGTGAGATCGCCGCCTTCGCCAACCGCATCGCGCCCGCCGGCGCCGTCAACAGCCTGTCGCAGACGCTGTTGCGCATGACCGTTCCGGGCGTGCCGGACCTGTACCAGGGCACCGAGTTCTGGGATTTCAGCCTGGTCGATCCGGACAACCGCGCGCCGGTGGACTATGCCGCCCGCATGGCCGCGCTGGACGCGGGCGATGCGCACGATCCCGACGCGCTGCTGGCCAACTGGCGGGATGGCCGGCTGAAGCAAGCCATCGTGCGCGGCGCGCTGCAGGCGCGGCGCGACTATGCCGACATCTTCGCCGAAGGCAACTATGTGCCGCTGCCCATCCTGGGCTCGCGCGGCGCGAATATCCTGGCTTTCCTGCGCTGCCTGGAGGATCGCTGCGTGTTCGTCCTGGCGCCGCGCCTGTGCAGCCAGGGCCTGCGCGACGAAGCGGGCGACGATCCGTCAGGCGCCTCCACGGCCCTGCCGCGTATCGATGGCGATTTCTGGGACACCACGGCCGTCGTGCTGCCCCACCGCTACGCGGGCGCGGTGTTGCGCGATGCCCTCAGCGGACGCGAGCGCCGGGTCGGCGCCGACAGCATCCTGCCCCTGGCCGAGGCCCTGGCCGATTTCCCGGTCGCGCTGCTGGTGGCCGACTGA
- the malQ gene encoding 4-alpha-glucanotransferase, with the protein MNAPAIPEDEAQALAMLAERAGIAVDWKDARGRPQRVREDVVRTLLHALELPAGGLPQIRDSIGRLAEEGGEHDGFRIVDAGAPIVLHGVRDMQFELVDEAGEARTLTAHGMDGGDAHLPALDTPGYYRLRGDGREWTLAVAPGRCPSVADVLETSTPRAWGVAVQLYSLRRAHEGQATRAAGIGDFTALAQLAEAAAGRGAEAIAISPVHAMFAADPSRYSPYAPSSRLFLNSLYADPCQLLGEPAVGAALNALNLGEEIMRLDGLPLVDWPAVARLRMKLMRKLYEDFRTDGTAALHADFDAFRAAGGEALESHARFEALHARHLPPLGDATDWRHWPADLRDPTGRGVKTWAHAHDKDVAYHVFLQWLATRGLQRAQRTALDAGMRIGLISDLAVGTDPSGSHAWSRQSDILSDLSPGAPPDVYNPLGQSWGLTAFSPRSMRLSGYSAFREMLRASLAYTGGVRIDHVLGLARMWLVPRDASPKDGAYLRYPLDDMLRLVALEAWRHRAIVVGENLGTVPEGFNERIDRAGMLGMDVLWFQRAGWSDPTPFMPPNAWSASSIALSTTHDLPTVAGWWTGTDIGWRARLQLLGDDETEDGLHQQRARDRGALWHAMRQAGCAPDDAPHDPPQEAPIEDVLRFVAHTPSPLMVVPTEDLLGLNEQPNLPGTIDQHPNWRRRLGADAARLFESEAVRRRADAVADTRSKP; encoded by the coding sequence ATGAATGCCCCAGCCATACCGGAAGACGAAGCACAGGCCCTGGCGATGCTGGCGGAACGCGCCGGCATCGCGGTCGACTGGAAGGATGCCCGCGGGCGCCCCCAGCGGGTGCGCGAAGATGTCGTCCGCACCCTGCTGCATGCGCTGGAGCTGCCCGCCGGCGGCCTGCCGCAGATCAGGGACAGCATAGGCAGGCTGGCCGAGGAAGGCGGCGAGCACGACGGCTTCAGGATCGTCGACGCCGGCGCCCCCATCGTCCTGCACGGCGTGCGCGATATGCAGTTCGAACTGGTCGACGAAGCCGGCGAAGCCCGCACGCTGACCGCACATGGCATGGACGGCGGCGACGCCCACCTGCCCGCGCTGGATACCCCGGGCTACTACCGCCTGCGCGGCGACGGCCGCGAATGGACCCTGGCGGTGGCGCCGGGACGCTGCCCCAGCGTGGCCGACGTGCTGGAAACCTCGACGCCGCGCGCCTGGGGCGTGGCCGTGCAGCTGTACAGCCTGCGCCGCGCGCATGAGGGCCAGGCGACGCGTGCCGCCGGGATCGGCGATTTCACCGCCCTGGCGCAGCTGGCCGAAGCGGCGGCCGGACGCGGCGCCGAAGCCATCGCGATCAGCCCGGTGCATGCGATGTTCGCCGCCGATCCCAGCCGCTATAGCCCGTACGCGCCGTCCAGCCGTCTTTTCCTGAACAGCCTGTATGCCGATCCCTGCCAACTGCTGGGCGAACCCGCCGTCGGCGCGGCGCTGAACGCCCTGAACCTGGGCGAAGAGATCATGCGCCTGGACGGCCTGCCCCTGGTGGACTGGCCGGCCGTGGCGCGCCTGCGCATGAAGCTGATGCGCAAGCTCTACGAAGACTTCCGCACCGACGGCACGGCCGCGCTGCACGCCGATTTCGACGCCTTCCGCGCGGCCGGCGGCGAAGCGCTGGAAAGCCATGCGCGCTTCGAAGCCCTGCATGCGCGCCACCTGCCGCCTTTGGGCGACGCCACCGACTGGCGCCATTGGCCCGCCGACCTGCGCGACCCCACGGGACGCGGCGTCAAGACGTGGGCCCATGCCCACGACAAGGACGTCGCCTACCACGTCTTCCTGCAGTGGCTGGCCACGCGCGGCTTGCAGCGGGCGCAGCGCACCGCGCTGGATGCGGGCATGCGCATCGGCCTGATCAGCGATCTGGCGGTGGGCACCGATCCCAGCGGCAGCCACGCCTGGAGCCGGCAGAGCGACATCCTGTCGGACCTGTCGCCCGGCGCCCCGCCGGACGTCTACAACCCCCTGGGCCAGAGCTGGGGATTGACCGCGTTTTCGCCCCGCTCGATGCGCTTGAGCGGCTATTCGGCCTTCCGCGAAATGCTGCGCGCATCGCTGGCCTACACCGGCGGCGTGCGCATCGACCACGTGCTCGGCCTGGCCCGCATGTGGCTCGTGCCGCGCGATGCCTCGCCCAAGGACGGCGCCTACCTGCGCTATCCGCTGGACGACATGCTGCGGCTGGTGGCCCTGGAAGCCTGGCGGCATCGCGCCATCGTCGTCGGCGAGAACCTGGGCACGGTGCCCGAGGGTTTCAACGAGCGCATCGACCGCGCCGGCATGCTCGGCATGGACGTCCTCTGGTTCCAACGCGCCGGTTGGAGCGATCCCACGCCCTTCATGCCGCCGAATGCCTGGTCCGCGTCGTCCATCGCCTTGAGCACCACGCACGACCTGCCCACCGTGGCGGGCTGGTGGACGGGCACCGACATCGGCTGGCGCGCGCGCCTGCAACTGCTGGGCGACGACGAGACCGAGGACGGCCTGCACCAGCAGCGCGCCCGCGATCGCGGCGCGTTGTGGCATGCCATGCGGCAGGCCGGCTGCGCGCCGGACGACGCCCCGCACGATCCGCCGCAGGAAGCGCCCATCGAGGACGTCCTGCGTTTCGTTGCCCATACGCCTTCACCCCTGATGGTCGTTCCGACGGAAGACCTGCTGGGCTTGAACGAGCAGCCCAACCTGCCGGGCACCATCGATCAACATCCCAATTGGCGTCGGCGCCTGGGCGCCGACGCGGCCCGGCTGTTCGAAAGCGAAGCCGTGCGCCGCCGCGCCGACGCCGTAGCCGATACCCGGAGCAAACCATGA
- a CDS encoding FUSC family protein yields MKPPTAEETLFSIKAYIGAMAALYLSMLIDLPRPFWAVTTAYIVSQPWAGAVRSKAIFRLGGTFFGCAAMVYLVPKFANYPVLMVLALSLWLGVCLYLAVLDRTPRSYLFMLAGYTAAMIGLPSVTAPETVFDTGLARVEEITAGILCAMLAHVLILPRGIGGAVIGKLDQTLRDARLWVQDALRGDTATQSAKDRRALANDITQLRLLATHVPYDTGNIRWTASSVTAMQDRMAALTPTVSSLEDRLRALRALGRPLPPALPALLDDISAWVEAGSRGDPMRAAALRPRVDALAPDVDAGAGWHDLLLVSLTARLRELIDHCDRGFALRRDIQAGLSGAPARLSRHAATSNRALHHDRGIALLSSVSAAVAIGVVCAFWIGTAWTNGATAAMMAAIFSCFFASQDDPVPGIRQFLVYTVVSIPLSALYLLVVLPAVHSFEMVALAMFPVCFACGVYIARPAHTGKAMAVFFGFSGTLALHDTNTADLVSFMDTMIAQIIGVGSAAVVAALLRRISGEYSARRIQAANWRELAAMAAADRPPAGDSYTVRMLDRIGLLYTRMAARSSNDTPVEEDTLLDLRVGNEIAELQRARRELPVADAAIRPVLSCLAEWFRGRIRGRGAMPDTFLPRLDQALARVNGAPAGSARERAIVALVGLRRGLFPQASDYVPAFSTAPAAVPGAQPGAPS; encoded by the coding sequence ATGAAACCGCCGACAGCCGAAGAGACGCTGTTTTCCATCAAGGCCTATATCGGCGCGATGGCGGCGCTCTATCTATCCATGCTGATCGACCTGCCGCGCCCATTCTGGGCCGTGACGACCGCCTATATCGTGTCGCAACCCTGGGCCGGCGCCGTGCGCTCCAAGGCCATATTCCGGCTGGGGGGCACCTTCTTCGGCTGCGCGGCGATGGTCTACCTGGTGCCGAAGTTCGCCAACTATCCCGTGCTGATGGTGCTGGCGCTGTCGCTGTGGCTGGGCGTCTGCCTGTACCTGGCTGTGCTGGACCGTACGCCGCGTTCCTATCTGTTCATGCTGGCCGGGTATACCGCCGCGATGATAGGGCTGCCGAGCGTGACGGCGCCCGAAACGGTGTTCGATACCGGCCTGGCGCGGGTGGAAGAAATCACCGCCGGCATCCTCTGCGCCATGCTCGCGCACGTGCTCATCCTGCCGCGCGGCATCGGCGGCGCGGTGATCGGCAAGCTGGACCAGACGCTGCGCGACGCCCGGCTGTGGGTGCAGGACGCCCTGCGCGGCGACACCGCCACGCAAAGCGCCAAGGACCGCCGGGCCCTGGCCAACGACATCACCCAGTTGCGCCTGCTGGCGACGCACGTGCCCTATGACACCGGCAATATCCGTTGGACGGCAAGCTCGGTGACGGCCATGCAGGACCGCATGGCGGCCTTGACGCCCACCGTTTCGTCGCTGGAAGACCGGCTGCGGGCGCTGCGCGCCTTGGGGCGTCCGTTGCCGCCGGCGCTACCGGCGCTGCTGGACGACATTTCGGCCTGGGTCGAGGCCGGGTCGCGCGGCGATCCCATGCGGGCCGCGGCGCTGCGCCCCCGCGTGGATGCCCTGGCGCCCGACGTCGACGCCGGCGCTGGCTGGCATGACCTGCTGCTGGTCAGCCTGACGGCGCGGCTGCGCGAACTGATCGACCATTGCGACCGCGGTTTCGCCCTGCGGCGCGACATCCAGGCCGGCCTGTCCGGCGCGCCCGCGCGTCTCTCGCGTCATGCGGCGACGTCGAATCGCGCCCTGCACCACGATCGTGGCATCGCCCTGCTGTCGTCGGTCTCCGCGGCCGTGGCGATCGGCGTGGTCTGCGCGTTCTGGATAGGCACGGCGTGGACCAACGGCGCCACAGCGGCCATGATGGCGGCGATATTCAGCTGCTTCTTCGCCTCGCAGGACGACCCGGTGCCGGGCATACGCCAGTTCCTGGTCTATACGGTCGTGTCCATCCCGCTCTCCGCGCTCTACCTGCTGGTCGTGCTGCCGGCCGTCCACTCCTTCGAGATGGTGGCGCTGGCGATGTTCCCGGTGTGCTTCGCCTGCGGCGTCTATATCGCGCGTCCGGCGCACACGGGCAAGGCGATGGCGGTTTTCTTCGGGTTCTCCGGCACCCTGGCGCTGCACGACACCAATACCGCCGACCTGGTGTCCTTCATGGACACGATGATCGCGCAGATCATCGGCGTGGGCAGCGCGGCCGTGGTGGCGGCCTTGCTGCGCCGTATCAGCGGCGAATACAGCGCCCGCCGCATCCAGGCGGCCAACTGGCGCGAACTGGCCGCCATGGCGGCGGCTGACCGGCCGCCCGCCGGCGACAGCTACACCGTGCGCATGCTGGACCGCATCGGCCTGCTGTACACACGGATGGCCGCGCGCAGTAGCAACGACACACCGGTGGAAGAAGACACGCTGCTGGATCTGCGCGTGGGCAACGAGATCGCCGAACTGCAGCGCGCGCGCCGCGAACTGCCCGTCGCGGATGCCGCGATCCGGCCGGTGCTTTCCTGCCTGGCGGAGTGGTTCCGCGGCCGCATCCGTGGACGCGGCGCCATGCCCGACACCTTCCTGCCGCGGCTCGACCAGGCGCTGGCGCGGGTCAATGGCGCCCCGGCGGGTTCGGCGCGCGAGCGCGCCATCGTCGCGCTGGTGGGCCTGCGGCGCGGACTGTTTCCGCAGGCATCCGATTACGTGCCGGCGTTTTCGACCGCACCGGCCGCCGTGCCGGGCGCCCAACCAGGAGCCCCGTCATGA
- a CDS encoding MarR family winged helix-turn-helix transcriptional regulator: MKKPTDACLAAMTSHLLTLHRAYRAAADKALADYGLSQATAWPVIWLGRLGDGVRQGVLAEAMGVEGPSVVRLVDQLESAGLLERHEDPLDRRAKTLHMTPAGEALRARVEEMLVHLRRQVFRGVDAADAEACVRVFESIKTSLMHIEPIPLSAARRERGQ, from the coding sequence ATGAAAAAGCCCACCGACGCCTGCCTCGCGGCGATGACCAGCCATCTGCTGACCCTGCACCGCGCCTACCGCGCCGCGGCGGATAAGGCCCTGGCCGATTACGGCCTGTCGCAGGCCACCGCCTGGCCGGTCATCTGGCTGGGCCGGCTGGGCGACGGCGTGCGCCAGGGCGTCCTGGCGGAAGCCATGGGCGTCGAAGGCCCTTCGGTGGTGCGTCTCGTGGATCAGCTCGAATCCGCCGGCCTGCTGGAACGGCACGAGGATCCACTGGACCGCCGCGCCAAGACACTGCACATGACGCCGGCGGGCGAGGCCCTGCGCGCCCGCGTGGAAGAAATGCTGGTGCATTTGCGCCGCCAGGTCTTCCGCGGGGTGGACGCGGCCGATGCCGAGGCCTGCGTGCGCGTATTCGAAAGCATCAAGACCTCGCTCATGCACATCGAGCCCATTCCGCTCAGCGCCGCGCGGCGGGAGCGTGGGCAATGA